The following proteins are encoded in a genomic region of Brachypodium distachyon strain Bd21 chromosome 1, Brachypodium_distachyon_v3.0, whole genome shotgun sequence:
- the LOC104581921 gene encoding uncharacterized protein LOC104581921, which translates to MASSPPRPSLSLDDGDLGTDGSPRGREDRWRGGRESDSDGYPRSYKEALTGVQGGRATRLSHQVHDARAFPGLCLLCAELGHRVKDCLTGPVCLRCGEVGHMAREQLMCSLLRPSTPSDSGGDEPARKRSAGNSARTSPVPERQQVQRNARPRPDATTRAQAPEDQPAARSREPQEVMCGSARAPSPLLAGR; encoded by the coding sequence ATGGCCTCTTCCCCTCCACGCCCTTCCCTTTCCCTTGACGATGGAGATCTCGGCACCGACGGATCCCCACGCGGCCGCGAGGATCGCTGGCGCGGAGGAAGGGAGTCCGATTCTGACGGGTACCCGCGCTCGTACAAGGAGGCGCTCACCGGCGTGCAGGGCGGCCGAGCGACACGCCTGAGCCACCAAGTGCACGACGCTCGCGCCTTTCCTGGGCTCTGCCTGTTGTGTGCGGAGCTGGGCCACCGCGTCAAGGACTGCCTGACCGGCCCCGTGTGCCTCCGGTGCGGCGAGGTGGGTCACATGGCGAGGGAGCAGCTGATGTGCTCACTACTTCGACCTAGTACCCCCTCCGACTCCGGCGGTGACGAACCGGCGAGGAAACGTTCCGCCGGTAACTCTGCGAGGACTTCCCCTGTTCCCGAGCGTCAGCAGGTTCAGCGCAACGCGCGGCCGCGCCCCGACGCTACCACGCGCGCTCAGGCTCCTGAAGACCAGCCGGCTGCTCGCTCGCGCGAGCCCCAGGAGGTGATGTGCGGCAGCGCACGCGCGCCCAGCCCGCTGCTCGCCGGGCGTTGA